A window of Streptomyces caniferus contains these coding sequences:
- a CDS encoding helix-turn-helix domain-containing protein, whose translation MSASESSGSVVRRILLGSQLRRLRESRGITREAAGYSIRASESKISRMELGRVSFKARDVEDLLTLYGVGDAQEREALLSLAREANVAGWWHSYTDVLPGWFQTYVGLEGATSLLRVYEVQFVHGLLQTESYAQAVVRRGMPDAGPAEIERRVALRMERQKLLVTERSAQFHCVLDEAALRRPYGERSVMREQLKHLIDVSERPNVRLQVMPFSLGGHAGESGAFTMLGFQESGLPDVVYLEQLTSALYVDKPEEVAQYARVMDRLQEEGPNPAETRDLLRGLLQLM comes from the coding sequence GTGTCCGCAAGTGAGTCGAGCGGGTCGGTGGTGCGGCGGATCCTGCTCGGGTCGCAGCTCCGTCGGCTGCGTGAATCGCGCGGGATAACCCGTGAGGCGGCCGGCTACTCGATCCGTGCGTCCGAATCCAAGATCAGCCGCATGGAGTTGGGCCGCGTGAGCTTCAAGGCACGGGATGTGGAGGACCTGCTCACGCTGTACGGCGTCGGTGACGCCCAGGAGCGTGAGGCACTGCTGTCCCTGGCGCGCGAGGCGAACGTCGCCGGCTGGTGGCACAGCTACACCGATGTGCTGCCCGGCTGGTTCCAGACGTATGTGGGCCTGGAAGGCGCCACATCCCTCCTCCGCGTCTACGAAGTCCAGTTCGTGCACGGGCTGTTGCAGACCGAGAGCTATGCCCAGGCCGTCGTCAGGCGGGGCATGCCGGATGCCGGGCCCGCCGAGATCGAGCGTCGCGTGGCGCTGCGGATGGAGCGCCAGAAGCTGCTGGTGACCGAGCGGTCCGCGCAGTTCCACTGTGTGCTGGACGAGGCCGCGCTGCGTCGCCCCTACGGCGAACGGTCCGTCATGCGCGAGCAGTTGAAGCATCTGATCGACGTGTCCGAGAGACCGAACGTACGGCTCCAGGTGATGCCCTTCAGTCTGGGAGGGCACGCGGGCGAGAGCGGAGCCTTCACGATGCTCGGCTTCCAGGAGTCGGGGCTGCCGGACGTCGTCTACCTGGAGCAGCTGACGAGCGCGCTCTATGTGGACAAGCCCGAAGAGGTGGCGCAGTACGCGCGGGTGATGGACCGCCTCCAGGAGGAGGGGCCGAATCCGGCCGAGACCAGGGACCTGTTGCGTGGTCTACTCCAACTGATGTGA